A part of Cannabis sativa cultivar Pink pepper isolate KNU-18-1 chromosome 6, ASM2916894v1, whole genome shotgun sequence genomic DNA contains:
- the LOC115695304 gene encoding uncharacterized protein LOC115695304, translating to MKGMGNKVNWPEKIQKSEALKDMTKWCEFHGDRRHTTAECITLKFKVAGLLRRGQLRDFLFDKGKATVAEGDKIQESPLEPPQNARTVNVISGGSEVSEIMYSAAKRHAREPINSQGKPRKPETIVGQSISFVNDEATYLLHPHHDALVISLYIANCFIKRVLIDNGRSANILFINALRDMKVDESTITRKSTVLIRFSGEQKHSIGEVNLHVWAKGVNLQTKFIVVDCPSSYNAILGRPWIHEMKAVPSTYHQVIKFPTPWGIKQISWAQRAV from the coding sequence ATGAAAGGCATGGGAAATAAAGTCAACTGGCCTGAGAAGATTCAAAAGTCGGAAGCTCTGAAAGATATGACCAAATGGTGTGAATTTCATGGCGATCGCAGACACACCACGGCTGAATGTATAACACTCAAGTTCAAAGTTGCAGGGCTACTTCGTCGAGGACAACTACGAGATTTCCTTTTTGATAAAGGCAAAGCAACTGTAGCAGAAGGGGATAAAATACAAGAGAGTCCACTTGAACCCCCTCAGAATGCGAGGACCGTGAATGTGATCTCAGGAGGATCAGAAGTTAGTGAAATTATGTATTCAGCAGCTAAACGCCATGCACGAGAACCAATCAACAGTCAAGGAAAGCCGAGAAAGCCAGAGACAATCGTTGGACAGTCCATCAGCTTTGTCAATGACGAAGCCACATACTTGCTTCACCCTCACCATGATGCCTTAGTCATTTCATTATACATTGCAAACTGTTTTATTAAACGTGTATTGATCGATAATGGGAGGTCTGCTaacattttatttatcaatGCTCTTAGGGATATGAAAGTTGACGAGTCAACAATCACCCGCAAATCCACAGTCTTAATCAGGTTTAGTGGTGAGCAAAAGCACTCGATTGGAGAGGTCAACTTGCATGTTTGGGCAAAAGGAGTAAACCTCCAAACCAAGTTCATTGTTGTTGACTGTCCCTCTTCATACAATGCCATCCTTGGCCGACCATGGATCCATGAGATGAAAGCTGTGCCATCCACATACCACCAAGTTATCAAATTTCCTACACCATGGGGAATAAAGCAGATATCATGGGCACAAAGAGCAGTGTGA